The DNA sequence tatttaaattatttttttaaaaaaaaagaaagaaagaagagatGATTTATATTGCAAAGGATTAAGTAAAAAGAAGAAATTAAGAAGAAAATCTctaagctctctctctctcctctttttCGGCCTAGAAGGAAACCAAAGGGGATTCGATTGTCTATCATAGTTCAACACCCATTCTAGCTAGAAAACCAATTCTAGTGGTTTCCAACTCTTGATGTAAGCTTCTTACCATGTTGttcttgtttttttaaaaaaaaaaaaagatttagacTAGGTTTTGGTTAGGGTTTTAGGTTTGTGGGGGGTTGTGAAGTTAATTAAGGTTAGGGTAAGTTTCTAGGATTATTTTTATGCTTGTTTGAGTTTGAATTGATTAGAAATAGGGGCTATTTAGATTGATTTGAATTGGATGAAGTTTGATTTTCACTTGAGTATGTAATTTTGAGTAATGATTaaattgtgattaaatgatgcTTGGGATGAGTTGAATTTGTGGTATTATATTGTTTAGGAATATTTGGACAGGTATggaatggttttggttcgagtttggggaAGAAAACCCAAAGTTTTCTAGTGCACCAGAACCTGTCGACCGGTTGCCATGTAGGGGAaattttttagggttttcttcAAATTCTGTTTTGGCTTGGGGGGGTAACTAGTACCTGTTTTAGGTTATTTAGGTGTTGTGTAGCCTACTTTGGGATTGTTGGAAGTTAGGTTATGTCTGGTTTCGAATTTAGAGTTTTTTTCCGGAGTTTTGGTTTAAGGCATTTATGGAGTTTTGGTTATCGAGACATAGAACCAGGATTGCCCATCTTTGTTTCTACTCAGGTGGGCCCACACACTTGATTTCTGGACAgaggtaagaaaagtgttatgtaTCACTTAGGGTTAAGTGATTAACAATTGTGTTGTTATAGTCTCGATTATGATTGAGAACTTGAATATATGTTTGTTAAGCCTCAGTTATGACCGAGGGTTGGTTGttaccgttacgagtaattactcttgaaactgcggataggtttcttacttattgtTCGTTGTATCGGGCAACAATAGCGACATATGTAGCTcatggttaacgagtggtaagggtactttatgaagtaccaAAATTGTGTAAATGTTTAAGCATGTATTCGTATGATGTGAATAAATGAATTTTATATTGTCTTTTGATTTAATCACATTTTTTGCTCAATTTTTGTGACTCGCAGGTGCTAAATGTTGCAGGTAAATGGAAGGTCAAAGTCAAGAAGCTACGAGTCTGAGGTCGCAGtaacaatgtacatatcaatcgCGGTGCCATGACCCGGTGGACAGGATGTTCCATTTTGactgtattttggaaaataaatttattttgtaaaaacacttttagccctgaatgtaaatatttttataacagGGAGTTTCCGTAAATATTAgtacttatttttataaaaattatgtgtttattttaattgcaAAATTCTAATAATAACATCAATACTACTGTATAACATTAACAcatatttctaaaatatcatttttttttttataatagtataacattttaatattttaccaCATAATCTTGAACCGAAGCAACTATTCTTCGATTTTTTACAATTGAAGATACTCTTTCGATACTCTACTGATTTAGTTTAATAAATGGAATATTCTACTAGATACTAAAGGCTGCCGTGTTTATGGTCGCTCCTGCGCCTCCTCTATTAAATATTTGAAGTAAATCAATATTTGCTTTGCTGTATTCTTAACTAGATTCGTCGTTTCGATTCGGGTGGGTCCTACCCACGCCGCACAATAACAATATCACCGATAACAATgccattaattaataaattaataattagaaatacaaactttccattaattaataatcaGAAATATAAACAACTCTCCTAGtggaaaatttatattaataataaacgGCCTAAAAGCAGTCCCAAAATCCTGACCTAAGCAGAACAGACTAGCATTCTTCTAGAATGTGATGCCAGATTGGACAATTTCCTTTCCTTTGCGTTGGAAAGTACCTCATTTCTTGTTGAGATTTGTTGGACTTTTCCATTATACAGTTGTTATGTTTAGGTCAAAACTGAACCATGTGAATGTGATGTGATGATGTCAATTGCGTCTTAGGTTTTCCTTAACGTTCACTTAATTCATATTTAAGCCTCCTCCTCTCCTTTTGTTTTCTTAAGGCTCCTTTTGTTTATTTCTTCATCACTTCTATTTTACTTGGCTTCCTACTTTTcatacattaaaaataaataaattgcaaCCACCAAAAATGCCatctaattacaaaaaataatttaaaatcatTAATCTAATTTCACACTGTCTTCtgtcatctctctctctctcttttttttttcttcttttttataacataataaCATGCAATCTTGTAAAGGTCAAATTAGAGAACAAAAGCATATTAAATTGtccattaaaatttttttttaagtttttttatttttacacttaaaaataatttttttttacatttttacaaaattttacataaaaattccTACTGCtaaaaattcttagtgtaattAGCGATACAACCACCTTAAAATTcaaatgtaaattaaaaaaaaaaattaaaaaaataatatttagtaatttccttttttttttcttttccaaatCGGGAGACACACCGACTGACCTAATAAGGaataatataatcataatttttttttttcagttgtgTAATATTAATTACGCAACTATATTCCAAAATATCACGTTTTTCAATTCTCCGAAAAAATTGGATTCTTTAATCAGATTTAGACCTACTAGAACAGACCGTTCGATCACATGATGAGGAGACTGATGAAAATGATCACGCGGCTTCCAGCACATTATAGGGGCCCACCCACTATCCTACATGTCAAAAAACTAATATGGGAAATGCTTCTAGTCCTAACCCTACGACACGTGTCTCATTTTTCTTGCTCGCCAAGTCAAGAAAGGCAtaacaagaaaagaaaaagggcAAAATACGACCAGGGGAGGGGCAAAGCTACGAGTCTGGAACCAACCATTGTCACGAAGTGCATCACGTTCCTCCTCTACCTCTCCTTCACAGATTCCactacacatatataaatacataactattactttctctctctaaaaaccagtttcttcccctctctctctctctctctctctcggtttTTGTGGATcaaagagaggaaaagaaatGAGAGGCTATACCATTTTTCAGAGAGTTTCTAAAGCTTTCCATGACAATCCATCGCTCTCGAAACTGCTTGTGGTCGTCACTGTCAGGTATTCTACGATTTGTCTTACTTGTTCTGtttaatatttgtatttttcttcagGATACTCTGTTCggtttaagtttattttttctcCTTGATGCTGAAGGTGTTGGTATAGATTTGATTTTGggaattttaaaagttatttttatttgttattttgatttggttataagaattatatatttatatatgtatatttgtaGTTGGTATtagattttcttattatttatgaGAGCTGTTGAAATCTAATGAAATTAAACGTACGTAGGTTTTGTTGATTATACAGTAACTGCACTATGGTATTAGTAGTTATTATTTACCACCCTCCAGAAAAATGGGACTTTTCTCTATGAGCATATATTCGATTCAAATTCGTTGGTTACTATTACATTTGCTTTTGAGTCCTGTAATTTAAACCATATgtggatttttttattttctatctttGTTTATATTATGCATGCGTAAAgagattattatttatttgtgaGATTTGAAACAATAGAATGATTATAATTTGTTGTTTCTTATATTAATTCCTTACTTGGCTTGTGTTTTTTGATATTTGTTTGCAGTGGTGGAGGGCTTGTGGCATATGCCGAGGCAAACCAAGTTAATAGCCCCCAAATCACAAATGTATCTGAGGTGGATAGTAAGAAAAAGAAAGTCGTTGTACTTGGCACTGGCTGGGCTGGAACAAGTTTCCTGAGGAATCTGAGTAATCCCTCCTATGAGGTTCAGGTTGTATCGCCTCGCAATTATTTTGCTTTCACCCCTTTGCTTCCAAGTGTGACATGTGGTACAGTGGAAGCTCGCAGCATTGTGGAGCCTGTTCGCAACATTGTCAGGAAGGTAGTGGACTTACCTATGTGTTTCAACTGTTTAGAATTACATAATTGCTGTATTGAAAAGGAGTAGCTTTTGTCCTAATTTTAGGAATGCAAAATTTGATTTATTATCATTGATATCTTTTTCTGCCGCTCAGAATGttataattttgtattgttgtGAGATAGTAGTTAGCTGAGTTACTGAGCAAAAGTTGGATTTTTTCCTGAATCAGAAAAATGTAGATGTTCAATTCTGTGAAGCTGAATGTATCAAAATTGATgcaaaaaacaagaaaatctaTTGCCGATCTAATCAAAACAACAATTTGAATGGACAAGAAGAATTCGTTTTGGACTATGACGTGCTTGTAATAGGTATTGGAGCCAATGTGAATACTTTTAACACCCCTGGCGTGATGGAGCACTGTCACTTCTTGAAGGTATTCTTTGTGATTTTGCCAAACGAAAAATGTTTGGTTTCTGTCTTTTTGGACATTTGGCAGAGCAAACACTTTAATATGATATGTTTTGCGTACTAAGGGACAGTCATTACTATATGCATATTATGAAAATTCTCATGCAGGAAGTTGAGGATGCTCAAAAGATCAGAAGAACTGTTATTGACTGTTTTGAAAGGGCCTGTCTACCAACTGTGAGCaatgaagagaagaagaggattCTTCATTTTGCTATTGTTGGCGGCGGCCCAACCGGTGTGGAGTTTGCTGCAGAGCTTCATGATTATGTTAATGAGGATTTGGTCAAACTATATCCCGGGGTGAAAGATCTTGTAAAAATAACTCTACTAGAGGCAGGAGGTCATATTCTTGGAATgtaagtaaaattttaaattttaaatttgctgAGGAACTACTGTCACTGAGATGATCAATTTCTAAGTAGCTATATTGTAGAATGCCTTTCAAGGCTTTTATATCGTTTCCTACCTAGATGATTCTATTTAAGCAGCACAAACAAACTTATTCTAATGTTTCGATTTAGTCAGTGGGGTGACGGAAGCATAAATTGATTTATATTGTAGAAGTTGAAATTAAAATACTTTTAAAGTGAAGCATGTGATATGAATTCTTGGATCTGACTATTGATCTCATGTACTTGTAGGTTTGATAAAAGAATTACAGCTTTTGCTGAACAAAAGTTTCAAAGAGAAGGCATTGATGTGAAAACAGGATCAATGGTTATCAAAGTATCTGATAAAGAGATATCTACCAAAGAAATGAAAACAGGGGAAATTTCTACCATACCTTATGGAATGGTTCTATGGTCAACTGGTATTGGAACGCGCCCTGTGATAAAAGATTTTATGATGCAAGTTGGTCAGGTGAGTGTCGTTCTACAAATATGCTAAATTTTTTGCTGTtttgtttgaattttttctgCTAAACAAGTATTGTTGAATTGCATACAGGCTAATAGGCGAGCCCTGGCAACTGATGAATGGCTACGAGTTGAGGGATGTGACAATGTATATGCCCTTGGTGATTGTGCTACCATCAATCAACGAAAAGTCATGGTACGTGCCCTTATTTTTGTCTTATAGATCAATCTTGCTGGTTGATGAATTTTTTCCTTGAAGTGTTCCCTGTCAATGTCATATAAGTATAGTCTTCCATACACAATTGTCTTCTCCTTTTCCTATTACTGAACTCTGTTGTTTTCTTCTATGATGGGAAAAAGTAGTATCCTTTGCCAATTTTCCTCAAGAAATTGAGTATGACTGTACTTATCCTTTTACCGGAAAAAATAAGTTTGTCCATAAAAGAAATATAGATGTGATGATTAGATAATGTTAAAACTGTTCCATCTGTTGATTCGGCATGTGTTGAGGGAGAGTTAATTGTGTTCATTCCAAATGCATCACAGGAAGATATTTCAGCCATATTTTCCAAGGCGGACAAGGACAACTCAGGAACACTTACTGCGAAAGAATTTCAAGAAGTCCTTGCTGACATCTGTGAAAGATATCCTCAGGTGGATCTTTATCTGAAGAGCAAGCAGATGCGTGATATTGTTGACCTTTTGAAGGAATCAAAGGGGGATGTTTCAAAAGAATCCATAGAACTGAATATTGAAGAATTTAAAGCAGCTCTTTCTCAAGTGGATTCCCAGATGAAATTTCTTCCAGCTACAGCTCAGGTACTAATATAGTTATCATTTCCTCCCTTTACTTGTAGATTCCAGCATTGATTATTGAATAAGTGTGAACTTACCGTTTATCATCCGCCATTTCAGGTTGCAGCTCAGCAAGGTGTTTACCTAGCTAAATGTCTCAACCGTTTGGAAGAGTGTGAAAAAAATCCAGAAGGTCCTCTCAGGTTCAGGGGATCAGGTCGTCACAGATTCCGCCCCTTCAGGTACCAACTGAACCCACTTAATTTTTTGCTGTGTATGGTCATTTATACTAGTGGTGAAATTATCATGCTGACAGTGATGTACTGAAGATGAAAGAACAATTCTCTGAACTAAACAAATTGTAGTGAATGTCCTTTTTCCCCACTTCACACCATATTCAGTATAGTCATTCATTTTTATTGTGTCTGATCCTTTCTAAAAGGTACAAACATCTTGGGCAATTTGCTCCACTGGGGGGAGAGCAAACAGCAGCCCAACTTCCTGGAGATTGGGTTTCTATTGGGAAGAGCTCTCAGTGGCTCTGGTATTCTGTGTATGCAAGGTAAGTTTCGCTTTTGGGttagtaataattattattattttaaattttggaaGAAAATGCATAGTTTTTATGCATCCTTTTGTGTTTCAATGGTTCAGCAAACAAGTCAGCTGGCGTAACAGAGCACTCGTGGTTTCGGACTGGACAAGGCGTTTCATTTATGGAAGAGACTCTAGCCGCATATGAGCTTGTTGACATGAATAAACCTTTCCAAGATTGCTTTGCGAAAAAGCATGTTTGCAATTTTtgacaataataataagaaaaaagttttggttttcttaaattagaTTCTCATTACTATATTCAAAAACAGTAGTGAGCTGCTGTTGCAATAATGTTTCAATCTCTATATTTTGATTTTGacctttgtaaaatttacttatcAAGAATCAAAAGACGACAAACTCCCattcttttatttataaattttgtagtAAGTTCAAAATTTCCGTTTTATGCAGAAGTTTTGGCTTTAGAATTTTATACTTTTTGTTGTGCTGTATTCTTTTTGTTTCAATAATATTTGAGCTGTCTAATAGGATCCCCAACATTTCTATTTAAGACTTTAGTATCAGctaatttatttaaatgtaattgttttattagttttttttttcatgcaaATACATAATATTATCTCATGTCCGTCGAACAATCACCAAATTGTACAAACAAGCTGCACTAAGAGTAAGAAGGATAAGAAAGAGTTGATCAATGAAATTACATCTTCACCCTTTTACTAAGTTTAGAGAGTTTCCCCTTCACTCTAGCTTTCAAAGCTATTTTAACACTAGCTTTCCAGACTTGGAAATGCAGGGGCCAAAAAAGAGCCAAACCAACATTGAACTTGCTTAATCACTTTCTTGGTAAAAACACACTCAAAAAAGAGGGGAGCACCATAATCTTATTGAGATGATCACGCTTTAGAAGATAGTTGTTGATAGCTTATCAAGAGATAAAATCACGTTTAGGAACACTTGTTCCAAACAGCTTTAGAATAGCAAACTTTAGTAGCAGAGATGAAAGAAAGATAACCTTGAATTTACCTTTTCTACTAGCGTCATGAAGGGCCTGAATATCAACGGTGTTTCTAAGCTTAACAAGCTTTTTAAAATACCAATTATAGTCcatttttgctataaaatttcaGAAGTCATGATTTTCAAGTAAATGGAATTAATCAATTTCACGGAAAAGCTATCTTTTTTAGTGAGTCCAGCGGAAGAACTAGAACATGAAACTAAGAGGGGCCAAtcataaataaatcaaaataagagGGGGCAAACAATTAAATTACAAAACATTatgtatatacattatataggATTATTTTTTAGAGGGTCATGGGTGCACATAGTTTCGTCCACagaaaatattattaatcaatACAAAACAGAAAAGATTATTAATCAATTCTATATATTTGCTTCACCGAAACGGAAAAGATTATTAATCAATCCAAAAAAGTTCACAACCATTTGAGGCAAGGTAAGCACTTCATCTATTT is a window from the Cannabis sativa cultivar Pink pepper isolate KNU-18-1 chromosome 1, ASM2916894v1, whole genome shotgun sequence genome containing:
- the LOC115706905 gene encoding external alternative NAD(P)H-ubiquinone oxidoreductase B2, mitochondrial — its product is MRGYTIFQRVSKAFHDNPSLSKLLVVVTVSGGGLVAYAEANQVNSPQITNVSEVDSKKKKVVVLGTGWAGTSFLRNLSNPSYEVQVVSPRNYFAFTPLLPSVTCGTVEARSIVEPVRNIVRKKNVDVQFCEAECIKIDAKNKKIYCRSNQNNNLNGQEEFVLDYDVLVIGIGANVNTFNTPGVMEHCHFLKEVEDAQKIRRTVIDCFERACLPTVSNEEKKRILHFAIVGGGPTGVEFAAELHDYVNEDLVKLYPGVKDLVKITLLEAGGHILGMFDKRITAFAEQKFQREGIDVKTGSMVIKVSDKEISTKEMKTGEISTIPYGMVLWSTGIGTRPVIKDFMMQVGQANRRALATDEWLRVEGCDNVYALGDCATINQRKVMEDISAIFSKADKDNSGTLTAKEFQEVLADICERYPQVDLYLKSKQMRDIVDLLKESKGDVSKESIELNIEEFKAALSQVDSQMKFLPATAQVAAQQGVYLAKCLNRLEECEKNPEGPLRFRGSGRHRFRPFRYKHLGQFAPLGGEQTAAQLPGDWVSIGKSSQWLWYSVYASKQVSWRNRALVVSDWTRRFIYGRDSSRI